The Actinomycetota bacterium genome contains a region encoding:
- a CDS encoding glycosyltransferase, with protein MDDRDWPSVTVVVINYNGRDYLATCLDSLVGQDYPQERVEVVFIDNASRDGSVEFVRERYPQLQVIVNDTNTGFAPAVNQGARAGSGDIVALINNDAVAQPQWLRELVKPLIMYDQVGCTGGLVLNARGETVDFAGGEAAFYGHGFAAHREEPPPDDLVLGPTL; from the coding sequence GTGGACGACAGGGACTGGCCGAGCGTCACGGTCGTGGTGATCAACTACAACGGCCGCGACTACCTGGCGACGTGTCTCGACTCCCTGGTCGGTCAGGACTACCCGCAGGAACGTGTCGAGGTCGTCTTCATCGACAACGCCAGCCGCGACGGGTCGGTGGAGTTCGTCCGCGAGCGCTACCCGCAGCTGCAGGTGATCGTCAACGACACCAACACCGGCTTCGCCCCGGCCGTCAACCAGGGCGCCCGCGCCGGCAGCGGAGACATCGTCGCGCTGATCAACAACGACGCCGTCGCTCAGCCCCAGTGGCTCCGCGAGCTGGTCAAGCCGCTGATCATGTACGACCAGGTCGGGTGCACCGGCGGTCTCGTGCTCAACGCGCGCGGGGAGACGGTGGACTTCGCCGGGGGTGAAGCCGCGTTCTACGGCCACGGGTTCGCCGCCCACCGCGAGGAACCCCCGCCCGACGACCTGGTGCTGGGCCCCACCTTGT
- a CDS encoding glycosyltransferase family 2 protein: MPADGAVAVSAVVPVHDEVEALPAFHDELLEALPSWGSGDCEIIYVDDGSTDGSGELLEKFHAEHPDLVRVVTLRRNFGKSGALAAGFNAAHGEVVVTLDADGQDDPFEVPKLLHRIAQGDDVVGGWRRRRQDRLVKRWTSRLYNASTRAFTGLPIHDFNTGLKAFRSEVVRELPLYGEFHRFVPVLAHDLGFRVSEVPVAHRPRRLGRSKYVSVTRFPKTLLDLLTVLFLTRFAERPLYLFGGFGLILSLLGATAIGYLVVLKVVTGAGIGTRPLLQLGVVTLLVGVQLVGIGLIGDVLRHTVGAREDPYRVRRTLP; encoded by the coding sequence GTGCCGGCTGACGGCGCAGTGGCCGTCTCCGCGGTCGTCCCGGTCCACGACGAGGTCGAGGCGCTCCCCGCGTTCCACGACGAGCTCCTGGAGGCGCTCCCGTCGTGGGGTTCGGGGGACTGCGAGATCATCTACGTCGACGACGGATCGACCGACGGCAGCGGGGAGCTGCTCGAGAAGTTCCACGCCGAGCATCCCGACCTGGTCCGTGTCGTGACGCTGCGGCGCAACTTCGGCAAATCCGGGGCGCTCGCCGCCGGGTTCAACGCCGCACACGGTGAGGTGGTCGTCACCCTCGACGCCGACGGTCAGGACGACCCGTTCGAGGTCCCGAAGCTGCTCCACCGCATCGCGCAGGGCGACGACGTGGTCGGTGGGTGGCGGCGGCGGCGGCAGGACCGCCTCGTCAAACGGTGGACCTCCCGCTTGTACAACGCGTCGACCCGGGCGTTCACCGGACTGCCGATCCACGACTTCAACACCGGGTTGAAGGCGTTCCGCAGCGAGGTCGTACGTGAACTGCCGCTGTACGGAGAGTTCCACCGGTTCGTCCCGGTGCTGGCCCACGATCTCGGCTTCCGCGTCTCCGAGGTGCCGGTCGCCCACCGCCCCCGCCGGCTGGGTCGCTCGAAGTACGTGTCGGTGACCCGCTTCCCGAAGACGCTGCTGGACCTGCTGACGGTGTTGTTCCTCACCCGGTTCGCCGAGCGTCCCCTGTACCTGTTCGGCGGGTTCGGGCTGATCCTGTCGCTCCTCGGCGCGACAGCGATCGGTTACCTCGTGGTCCTCAAGGTCGTGACCGGCGCCGGGATCGGGACACGACCGCTCCTCCAGCTGGGCGTGGTGACGCTCCTGGTCGGGGTACAGCTCGTGGGGATCGGGCTGATCGGGGACGTGCTCCGCCACACGGTCGGGGCGCGTGAGGACCCCTACCGCGTGCGCCGGACCCTGCCCTGA